A window of Lepidochelys kempii isolate rLepKem1 chromosome 1, rLepKem1.hap2, whole genome shotgun sequence contains these coding sequences:
- the FOXRED2 gene encoding FAD-dependent oxidoreductase domain-containing protein 2: MMAPPAAQCPWGLLLTFAFYLGSSCTDSASALPHHDYCIIGAGPSGLQMAYFLQRAGRDYVVFERSHAPGSFFALYPRHRKLISINKRHTGKSNSEFNLRHDWNSLLSHDSRLLFQHYSHDFFPEADTMVHYLEDFASMLELRVQYNTAIIHVRLERDSQAWNGHYFILTDHNSQDYRCSLLLVATGTWVPNVVNFPGSEYVEGYESVSINPENFAGQTVLILGRGNSAFETAENILGVTNFIHMVSRSRVRLSWATHYVGDLRAINNGLLDTYQLKSLDGLLEGDLEDLAIVKDKKGKLHITLKFYLENSNSSAGAESITLPQDELDNFATRAPYDRVIRCLGWKFDFSIYNRSLRLMPGKGNKKKYPLIKPSYESRGTLGLFVLGAASHSIDFRKSAGGFIHGFRYTTRAVHHLLEHRHHGVPWPASVYPITQLTNSIIKRVNEASGLYQMFSVLGDIILLRENATAFEYLEEYPVGILAELELHTGRKAHNGLFVVIMEYGKNFSGADKDVFYYNRAVGEAQHAWQSNFLHPVIYYYKRLPTEREMRLCPPDWPLPRPDAVHHIVEDFLTDWTAPNAHILPLRRFLENCLETDLRSFFAESCFLFALTHRKLPPFCQQGYLRMQGLVGNKRLRHHAVEAGLLEDHTVMHSTDELLGGQRGSCDQLLKDHMIPGSPLHHLVNTKDEF, translated from the exons ATGATGGCCCCACCTGCCGCCCAGTGTCCATGGGGCCTGCTCCTAACCTTTGCCTTCTACTTGGGCTCTTCCTGCACTGACAGTGCCTCTGCCCTTCCACACCACGACTATTGCATCATTGGTGCTGGCCCCTCAGGCTTGCAGATGGCCTATTTCCTCCAGCGTGCAGGCCGGGACTATGTGGTCTTTGAGCGTAGCCATGCACCTGGCAGCTTCTTTGCCCTTTATCCACGCCATCGCAAGCTCATCAGCATCAACAAACGACACACTGGCAAGTCCAACAGCGAGTTCAATCTTCGCCATGACTGGAACTCCCTTCTCAGCCATGACAGCCGACTGCTTTTCCAACACTACTCTCATGACTTCTTCCCTGAGGCTGACACCATGGTGCATTACCTTGAAGACTTTGCTTCCATGTTGGAGCTCCGGGTTCAGTACAACACTGCCATCATCCATGTGAGACTGGAGAGGGACTCACAGGCATGGAATGGCCATTACTTCATTCTTACAGACCATAACAGCCAGGACTACAGATGCAG CCTATTGTTGGTAGCCACTGGAACATGGGTTCCCAATGTGGTAAACTTCCCTGGCTCGGAATATGTTGAGGGCTATGAATCTGTGTCCATCAACCCAGAGAACTTTGCTGGCCAGACTGTGTTGATCTTGGGTCGGGGGAACTCTGCCTTTGAGACCGCCGAGAACATTCTGGGCGTCACCAATTTCATACACATGGTGAGCCGCTCCCGCGTTCGCCTCTCTTGGGCCACCCACTATGTTGGAGATTTAAG AGCGATTAACAATGGCCTTCTAGATACATACCAGCTGAAGTCTTTGGACGGGCTACTGGAGGGTGACTTGGAAGATCTGGCTATTGTCAAGGATAAGAAAGGGAAGCTGCACATCACTCTCAAATTCTATCTGGAGAACAGCAACAGCAGTGCAGGTGCAGAATCCATCACTCTCCCACAGGATGAGCTGGACAACTTTGCCACCCGGGCACCCTACGACCGTGTCATCCGCTGCCTGGGTTGGAAGTTTGACTTCTCCATTTACAACAG ATCTCTTAGGCTGATGCCAGGGAAAGGGAATAAGAAGAAGTATCCTCTGATCAAACCCAGTTATGAGTCAAGAGGCACCCTGGGGCTCTTTGTTCTGGGCGCTGCTAGCCACTCTATCGACTTCAGGAAATCTGCTGGGGGCTTTATCCATGGATTCCGATATACAA CTCGTGCTGTCCATCACTTGTTGGAACATCGTCATCACGGAGTCCCCTGGCCAGCATCAGTCTACCCCATTACACAACTGACAAATTCCATCATCAAACGGGTGAATGAGGCGTCTGGACTCTACCAGATGTTCAGTGTCTTGGGTGACATCATTCTgctgagaga AAATGCCACAGCATTTGAGTACCTGGAGGAGTATCCAGTCGGGATCCTGGCAGAGCTGGAATTGCACACAGGGAGAAAGGCCCACAACGGGCTCTTTGTTGTCATCATGGAGTATGGGAAGAATTTTTCTGGGGCTGACAAGGATGTCTTCTACTACAACCGAGCAGTGGGGGAGGCACAACATGCCTGGCAGTCTAACTTCCTGCATCCTGTTATTTATTACTACAAACGACTCCCCACAG AGCGTGAGATGAGGCTCTGTCCTCCAGACTGGCCTCTCCCCCGCCCAGATGCTGTCCATCATATTGTGGAGGATTTCCTGACAGACTGGACTGCCCCAAATGCCCATATCCTCCCACTTAGACGCTTCCTGGAGAATTGTCTGGAAACTGACCTGCGCAGCTTCTTTGCAG agTCCTGTTTCCTGTTTGCTCTGACTCACCGGAAGCTGCCTCCCTTTTGTCAGCAGGGATACCTGCGAATGCAAGGGCTTGTGGGTAACAAAAGACTTAGGCACCATGCAGTGGAAGCCGGCCTACTGGAGGACCACACTGTTATGCACTCTACAGATGAACTGCTTGGTGGCCAGAGAGGTTCATGTGACCAGTTGCTGAAGGATCACATGATACCAGGTAGCCCCCTACATCATCTTGTGAATACCAAGGATGAATTTTAA